One Myxococcaceae bacterium JPH2 DNA window includes the following coding sequences:
- the ppk1 gene encoding polyphosphate kinase 1 has translation MSKRGTGRGGTHKPAERDVLPAGVEVTDSELFFNRELSWLAFNDRVLQLAESADEPLLERLKFISIYARNLDEFFMIRVARLHEQARGGVARLVPDGASPGTTLDKLHEGIFEQSKRHADCFEQVLRPALAEKGLRILPVKELDAEQRAQVDQRFREQIFPVLTPLAIGLGRHFPYISNLSLSLAVLLRDPVAEEESVARVKVPKELLPRFVPLKGNIFVPLEDIIAHHLKDLFPGMEVLGWSLFRVTRDADFTVSEDAEDLLKAVETELRQRRFGDVIRLEVQAGMQPKLLEPLVEALALEPRQVYEERGLLDLADVMSIVGTPGFPELRDSPWTPVTQARLRPDSESPDGGGTVMAAMRRGDLLVHHPYESFATSVERFVAEAVEDPDVLALKQTVYRTSDSSPLVPALIRATENGKQAVCMVELKARFDERTNIRWANALEEAGVHVVYGIPSLKTHAKAILIVRREGERVRHYVHIGTGNYNPKTARLYTDLGLFTTDPDIGADVADVFNFLTGFGRPKSFRKLLVAPLTMREGLLEEIRRTVAAHTPERPSRIVMKMNAMVDPGIIRALYDASRVGVRVDLNVRGICCLRPGVPGVSENIRVVSDLGRFLEHSRIYLFERGTEVRCLIGSADLMPRNLDHRVEILAPIEDPALLAQVKDLVDRCLVDNTHAWELAPTGQWKRRTPPPGGERRWAQGELMERATRMVQVQSGRPLP, from the coding sequence ATGTCGAAGCGCGGCACGGGCCGTGGCGGCACCCACAAGCCGGCGGAGCGGGACGTGCTGCCCGCCGGGGTCGAGGTCACGGACAGCGAGCTGTTCTTCAACCGAGAGCTCTCCTGGCTGGCCTTCAACGACCGGGTCCTCCAGCTGGCCGAGTCCGCGGACGAGCCCCTGCTGGAGCGGCTGAAGTTCATCTCCATCTACGCGCGGAACCTGGACGAGTTCTTCATGATTCGGGTGGCGCGGCTGCACGAGCAGGCGCGCGGCGGCGTGGCGCGGCTGGTGCCGGACGGGGCCTCCCCGGGCACCACGCTGGACAAGCTGCACGAGGGCATCTTCGAGCAGAGCAAGCGCCACGCGGACTGCTTCGAGCAGGTGCTGCGCCCGGCCCTGGCGGAGAAGGGCCTGCGCATCCTCCCCGTGAAGGAGCTGGACGCCGAGCAGCGCGCGCAAGTGGACCAGCGCTTCCGCGAGCAGATCTTCCCGGTGCTCACCCCGCTGGCCATCGGGCTGGGGCGGCACTTCCCGTACATCTCCAACCTGTCGCTCAGCCTCGCGGTGCTGCTGCGCGACCCGGTGGCGGAGGAGGAGAGCGTCGCGCGGGTGAAGGTGCCCAAGGAGCTGCTGCCGCGCTTCGTGCCGCTCAAGGGCAACATCTTCGTGCCGCTCGAGGACATCATCGCGCACCACCTCAAGGACCTGTTCCCGGGGATGGAGGTGCTGGGCTGGAGCCTGTTCCGCGTCACGCGCGACGCGGACTTCACCGTGTCCGAGGACGCGGAGGACCTGCTCAAGGCCGTGGAGACGGAGCTGCGCCAGCGCCGCTTCGGGGACGTCATCCGCCTGGAGGTGCAGGCGGGGATGCAGCCCAAGCTGCTGGAGCCGCTGGTGGAGGCGCTCGCGCTGGAGCCACGGCAGGTCTACGAGGAGCGCGGCCTGTTGGACCTGGCGGACGTGATGTCCATCGTGGGCACGCCGGGGTTCCCGGAGCTGCGCGACTCGCCGTGGACGCCGGTCACCCAGGCGCGGCTGCGTCCGGACAGCGAGTCCCCGGATGGCGGCGGCACGGTGATGGCGGCCATGCGGCGCGGGGACCTGCTGGTGCACCACCCCTACGAGTCCTTCGCCACGTCGGTGGAGCGCTTCGTGGCGGAGGCCGTGGAGGACCCGGACGTCCTGGCGCTGAAGCAGACGGTGTACCGCACGTCCGACAGCTCGCCCCTGGTGCCCGCGCTGATCCGCGCGACGGAGAATGGCAAACAGGCGGTGTGCATGGTGGAGCTGAAGGCGCGCTTCGACGAGCGCACCAACATCCGCTGGGCCAACGCGCTGGAAGAGGCGGGGGTGCACGTCGTCTACGGAATCCCGAGCCTCAAGACACACGCGAAGGCCATCCTCATCGTCCGGCGCGAGGGCGAGCGGGTGCGGCACTACGTGCACATCGGCACGGGCAACTACAACCCGAAGACGGCGCGCCTCTACACGGACCTGGGGTTGTTCACCACGGATCCGGACATCGGGGCGGACGTGGCGGATGTCTTCAATTTCCTGACGGGCTTCGGGCGGCCCAAGTCCTTCCGCAAGCTCCTGGTGGCGCCGCTGACGATGCGGGAGGGATTGCTGGAGGAGATTCGCCGCACGGTGGCGGCGCACACGCCGGAGCGACCCTCGCGCATCGTGATGAAGATGAACGCGATGGTGGACCCGGGCATCATCCGCGCGCTGTACGACGCCTCGCGGGTGGGGGTGCGGGTGGACCTGAACGTGCGAGGCATCTGCTGCCTGCGTCCGGGGGTGCCCGGGGTGTCGGAGAACATCCGCGTGGTGTCGGACCTGGGGCGGTTCCTGGAGCACTCGCGCATCTACCTGTTCGAGCGGGGCACGGAGGTGCGGTGCCTCATCGGCTCGGCGGACCTGATGCCGCGCAACCTGGACCACCGGGTGGAAATCCTGGCGCCCATCGAGGACCCGGCGCTCCTGGCGCAGGTGAAGGACCTGGTGGACCGCTGCCTGGTGGACAACACGCACGCGTGGGAGCTCGCGCCCACAGGTCAATGGAAGCGCCGCACGCCGCCACCGGGCGGAGAGCGCCGCTGGGCCCAGGGCGAGCTGATGGAGCGCGCCACGCGGATGGTGCAGGTGCAGAGCGGCAGACCCCTGCCGTAG
- a CDS encoding PAS domain S-box protein has translation MSRPWAFAQRMGAGFVASLVVALVLAGAAVGALLTVRASHKARILDLSNDVLEVERLHRAFSEKVASGRGLALSGDAQFQRDMTIARQRFQVLQERLRPRLADEPAATLLSSAVRAEQEHEDAAQALGAANDAGASRDQLDALFHERVGRARERTEQALQRLTTHASERLSRGIRDAMEADRQALALMLVAAVLGTAAAAMLAWVLMRRLAPLRREAASTARRFQLLVESVRDYAICLLDAQGRVASWNPGAARITGWREEEVLGRPVAMFYPQKAVAEGRPERDLERAERDGRLRGEAARLRKDGTLFWGEVVLVALRDEEGRMQGFALLVRDITERRRAERMQRLLAVAGKVFQQATDPDLMVAELTRMMVPEVAEGCILFLLTPSGQLVPRAVAHARPESQEALWEAARRYPSREDAAHGVWRVLRSGRSELVPEVPPETLDRSAESPEHRSLLCAAGIGSYLAVPLRVEERTRGVFVLLSEPAGRRFTPEDQVLVEELAGRAALALDNARLLREAQQALELIGVTAHDLGNPLHALQLLLRRLQRVDAQESPERMRVGLAAALKQAQRLGQLLHNLLDLSRLSSGKLVLDVAPVDLADVAHECMERFSAQAAEAGSRLELSAELGLVGRWDRPRLDRLVTNLLSNALKFGRGKPILLSVERAGGAWARLSVKDHGLGIAEDAQRRIFERFEREPSAGRNTGFGLGLYIVRQLVEAHGGTVRVESTLGEGATFIVELPLPRAGVDAELPAPH, from the coding sequence GTGTCGCGTCCATGGGCCTTCGCGCAGCGCATGGGGGCGGGCTTCGTGGCCTCGCTCGTCGTGGCGCTCGTGTTGGCGGGCGCGGCCGTGGGCGCGCTGCTGACGGTGCGGGCCAGCCACAAGGCGCGCATCCTGGACCTGTCCAACGACGTGCTGGAGGTGGAGCGGCTGCACCGCGCCTTCAGCGAGAAGGTGGCCAGCGGGCGGGGGCTCGCGCTGTCCGGGGACGCGCAGTTCCAGCGGGACATGACCATCGCGCGCCAGCGCTTCCAGGTGCTCCAGGAGCGTCTTCGTCCGCGCCTGGCGGATGAGCCGGCCGCCACGCTGCTCAGCTCGGCGGTGCGGGCCGAGCAGGAGCACGAGGACGCGGCCCAGGCGCTGGGGGCGGCCAACGACGCGGGGGCCAGCCGCGATCAACTGGATGCGCTGTTCCACGAGCGGGTGGGGCGCGCGCGGGAGCGCACGGAGCAGGCACTCCAGCGGCTGACGACGCACGCGAGCGAGCGGCTGTCGCGCGGCATCCGGGATGCGATGGAAGCGGACCGGCAGGCCCTGGCGCTCATGCTGGTGGCGGCGGTGCTGGGCACGGCGGCGGCGGCGATGCTGGCCTGGGTGCTCATGCGGCGGCTGGCGCCCTTGCGGCGCGAGGCGGCGTCCACCGCCCGGCGCTTCCAGCTCCTGGTGGAGAGCGTGCGCGACTACGCCATCTGCTTGCTGGATGCCCAGGGCCGGGTGGCGAGCTGGAACCCCGGCGCCGCGCGCATCACCGGCTGGCGGGAGGAGGAGGTGCTCGGCCGGCCCGTGGCGATGTTCTATCCCCAGAAGGCCGTGGCGGAGGGGCGGCCGGAGCGGGACCTGGAGCGCGCCGAGCGAGACGGGCGGCTGCGCGGCGAGGCGGCCCGGCTGCGCAAGGATGGAACGCTCTTCTGGGGCGAGGTCGTCCTGGTGGCGCTGCGCGACGAGGAAGGGCGGATGCAGGGCTTCGCCCTCCTGGTGCGCGACATCACCGAGCGCCGCCGAGCGGAGCGCATGCAGCGGCTGCTCGCGGTGGCGGGGAAGGTGTTCCAGCAGGCGACGGACCCGGACCTGATGGTGGCGGAGCTGACGCGGATGATGGTCCCCGAGGTGGCGGAGGGCTGCATCCTGTTCCTGCTGACGCCCTCGGGGCAGCTCGTCCCGCGCGCGGTGGCGCATGCGCGGCCCGAGAGCCAAGAGGCGCTGTGGGAGGCGGCCCGGCGCTACCCCTCGCGCGAGGATGCGGCCCACGGCGTCTGGCGGGTCCTGCGCTCGGGACGCTCGGAGCTGGTGCCCGAGGTGCCCCCCGAGACCCTGGACCGGAGCGCGGAGTCCCCCGAGCACCGATCGCTGCTGTGCGCGGCGGGCATCGGCTCCTATCTGGCGGTGCCGCTGCGGGTGGAGGAGCGCACCCGGGGCGTCTTCGTGTTGCTGTCGGAGCCCGCCGGCCGCCGGTTCACCCCGGAGGATCAGGTGCTGGTGGAGGAGCTGGCGGGGCGGGCCGCGCTCGCGCTCGACAACGCGCGCCTCCTGCGCGAGGCCCAGCAAGCGCTGGAGCTGATTGGGGTGACGGCGCATGACCTGGGCAATCCCTTGCACGCGCTGCAATTGCTGCTCAGGAGGCTCCAGCGGGTGGACGCACAGGAGTCACCGGAGCGCATGCGGGTGGGGCTGGCGGCGGCGCTGAAGCAGGCGCAGCGGCTGGGGCAGCTGCTGCACAACCTGCTGGACCTGTCGCGACTGTCCTCGGGGAAGCTGGTGCTGGATGTGGCGCCGGTGGACCTGGCGGACGTGGCGCACGAGTGCATGGAGCGCTTCTCGGCGCAGGCGGCGGAGGCGGGGTCCCGGCTGGAGCTGTCCGCGGAGCTGGGGCTGGTGGGGCGGTGGGATCGTCCGCGCCTGGACCGCCTGGTGACGAACCTGCTGTCCAACGCGCTGAAGTTCGGGCGGGGCAAGCCCATCCTGCTGAGCGTGGAGCGCGCGGGCGGCGCCTGGGCGCGGCTGTCGGTGAAGGACCACGGCCTGGGCATCGCCGAGGACGCGCAGCGGCGCATCTTCGAGCGGTTCGAGCGTGAGCCGTCCGCCGGGAGGAACACCGGCTTCGGGCTGGGGCTCTACATCGTGCGCCAGCTCGTGGAGGCGCACGGCGGCACCGTCCGCGTGGAGAGCACGTTGGGAGAGGGTGCCACCTTCATCGTGGAGCTGCCGCTGCCGCGCGCGGGCGTGGACGCGGAGCTGCCCGCGCCGCACTGA